The genomic region TCGTTCCCGGCGGCAAATACGTCGCGGTCGATCTGCACAACGCCGGCGGCACGCGCCTGGTCGCCAAGAACCTTTTGGAAGGCGGTCTGTTCCACGGCGACGCCCTGACGCCCTCCGGCAAGACCATCGCCGAGGAAGCCGCCCTCGCCGTCGAAACCGAAGGCCAGCAGGTCGTGCACACCACAGATCAGCCGTTCAAGAAGAACGGCGGCCTGATCATCCTGCACGGCAACCTCGCCCCCGACGGCGCCGTGATCAAAGTCGCCGGCTACGAACGGATGCTGCACACCGGCCCCGCCCGAATCTTCAACCGCGAGGAAGACGCGATGGACGCCGTGACCCACCGGCGCATCCTGCCCGGCGACGTCGTCGTGATCCGCTACGAAGGCCCCAAAGGCGGCCCCGGCATGCGCGAAATGCTCGGCGTCACCGCCGCCATCATGGGCCAGGGCCTTGGCGCCGACGTCACCCTGATCACCGACGGCCGCTTCTCCGGCGCCACCCGCGGCCTTTGCGTCGGCCACATCGCCCCCGAAGCCGCCCACGGCGGCCCCATCGCGCTGATCGAGGAAGGCGACATCATCACCCTCGACATCGAAGCCCACACCCTCAATGTCGCCATCACCGACGAGGAGATGGAGCGCCGCCACAAACTCTGGAGCGCCCCCTCCCCCCGCTACGAAACCGGCGTTCTGGCGAAATACGCCGCCACCGTCTCCAGCTCCTCCGAAGGCGCGATCACGCGCCCGGTGTGGAAGTAAGCACGGAAATAAGAGAAGCAGAGAACGGTCTCCTGCTTCTCACTGCGAAACTTAGTATAACAGAAATTAGTATAAGCATAATTATACTAATTTCTGTTATACTAAATCCATGGAGAATGCTTCCCCTTTTTATAACCGCGTCCGCGAGCGCAAATCACTGGCGGACGCACTGAATTCGCCTCGCTCTGAGATGCTGATTGTCTACGGACGTCGGGGCGTTGGTAAAAGCGCGCTGTTGGATCAAGCCCTGAAGGACGCCAATTTGCCTTCGCTTTATTACCGGGCAACCCGGCGTACTCTGGCGCTCCAGTTGGAAGCGCTGACGGACGCCGCGCGCGAGGCGTTTCCAGACGCCTTTCTTGGACAGTCATTCGAATCGCTGACAGTCTTCTTCGATTTTCTCTCCCATTACGCCGCGCAGCGCGAAGACACAGGCAATCAATCTCCCATTGCCGTTGTCATTGATGAACTTCCTTATCTCGCAGATGTTGATCCGGGACTCTTGACCGTGATCCAGCATTGGTGGGACGCTAACAAGCGACGCCCCAATCTCAAGATCTTCCTCGCGGGCTCTTATGTCGCTTTTATGGAGCGACAGGTGCTCGACGCCAGCGCCCCGCTCTACAATCGCCGCACCGGCGCGCTCAAGCTGGAGGCGCTGGACTATGCCGAAGCCGCACTCTTCTTTCCCCGCTACTCTCCGCAGGAAAAAATGGCGGCCTATGCAATCCTTGGCGGAATGCCTTCTTATCTGGAACAGTTCGATCCCGCTCAAGATATCGCCGACAATCTTCGCGCGACGGTATTAAGGCGCAATACTTATCTCTCAGAAGAGCCTGACTGGCTCCTGCTGGAGGACCGACGGCGCGACGTGACCCATGGATCGATCCTGCGCGCGGTGGCGACAGGGCAGCGCAAGCCATCGGACATCGCCCGCGCCATCGGGAAAAACTCGGCGCAGGACATCGCCCCGCAGCTCGCGTCTCTTCAGGAGCAAGGTCTGCTGATTCGTGAAGTCCCGATCACCGAGATGTCCCAGCCTCGTTCACGCACATCTTTGTACTATATCGCCGATAACTATCTGGATTTCTGGTATCGATATGTCGATCCCGCGCGGAGCTTGATCGCACGCGGCTTGGGAGAACGAGTTTGGGAGCAGACAATTTCGCCAAATCTCGGCGAATATATTTCACGGCCCAGCTTTGAGCGCGCCAGCCGTCAATTTCTTTGGCGTATCTTGGAGAATTCGAATTCCGAAGAATTTACCGATCTCTCATTTGTGAATGTCGGCACATGGTGGGGGGCGGGAGACCGTGAAATCGATGTCGTCGCGACCAATGAACGCGGTCAAGTGACGGTGGCCGGATCCTGCAAATGGACGGAAAGTCCCATGGACGTACGCGAATACGCCGCGCTGCAAAGCGACCTGGCGCTCGCCGGCCTGACGCTCAGCGAAGCGCCATGGTGGTTCTTATTTTCCCGCTTGGGGTTTTCACCGCATCTTACCGAGATTGCCGCAGCGCAAAATCCACGGCGGCTGATTCTGGTTGATTTAGATCAGATGTATCGTGTTTAGCGGTTCTCCTTGCGCCGAAACCGTCCGGCGGTTTCTGGTATAATCCACACGCCGGCCAGAGAATCCCACCCCCTGTAAGGAGCCTTCCTTGACGCAAATAGATCGAAGCCGCCTCCGATGGCCGGACCGTATCCCCGTGGGCGTTTGCCATCACGCCGCCTTCCATACCCAGTCGCCGCCGCAGACGCTGCCGGTTTATCGGGAGTTCATGCGCGGTGAGATGGAGCGGATCGCGGAATCGGGATTCAATGCGTTTGTGCTAGAGTGCGGGTGGAACGAGGTCGAAACCGGCGACGATGTTTGGGACTTTACGCGCGTCGACGCCGTTCGAAATCTCTGCCGGGAATATGGGCTTTCGATTGGACTATGGATCTTCGCGGAGCTTACTCCCGTCTGGGTGGCCCGGTCTTATCCCGAGGCGCTGGCTGTCTCCGCCAGCGGATATCGAAGCGACTCGCACAGCTACGCCCATCCGACGGGGCGTCGATTGGTCCAGCGGCTGATCGAGAAGGTTTTGGAGAGATACGGCGATGATCCCGGCCTGATGGGCTGCAACATCGGCGTCGAATCCGGGTTCCACTGGCTGCAAGTTCCCGACTCCGATCGCTATTGCGACACTCTGTTCGACTATAATTCGGCGGCCATCGACCATTATCGTGAGTGGCTGCGACTCCGTTATGAGACGCTCGATGGGGTCAATCTGGCGCACCGAAGCGCTTACCCAGAGTGGGAAAGCATTGAGCCTCCGCGCGCGCGTCCGATGCTTGAATGCGCGCGGATGCGTTCGAGTCACGTTCCATGGCTCGACTGGCGACAGGCCCAGTGCGATATGATGACGGATTATCTGGCGTTCAAAGCCGCTTGCGTCCGCAAGGCGGCTCCGCAGGTTCCGGTTTCCGACCAGAGTTACGAGATCCATCCCGCGCGCGGCGGCCAGGATCTGTGGAGCATCTCGGCGGCGATGGATGTCGTGGGGACCAGCATGTTCACCAGCAACGCTCCCGGCGATTATATGCGCGGCAACTATCTTCAGGATTATCACCGGTCGTCGGCCAAAGACCGGCCATTCTGGATCTGGGAGCTGCGCGCCGGGCAGAACGCCTGGGGCGTCACCAATTGGGGGCCGCCCGTTCGCATGACCGATATCGCCCGGTTCACATGGCAGGTGCTGGGCCAGGGCGCGAAGGCTATCTTTTACTGGAACTGGCGCCCGCATCTGGGAGGCGTGGAGGTCGGCGGCCATGGGTTCACCGAGCGGGACGGCGCGGTCACCGACCGCGCGCTGCGCGCCGGACGCATTGCCAGGGCGCTCCAGGATCCGGCCAAGAACTTGCTCCGTTTTCAGATGCCTCCCGCCAGAATCGCCATCCTGGATAGTCCCGCATCTCGCATTGTCGCCGAGGGTGAAGGCAGTGATACGCTGGTGCTGGACGCGCAGCGCGGCCTGCACGCCCTATGGAAAGCGCAGGGCTTCCCCGTCGATTTCGTGTCGGAGGACGAGGTGCAAAACGGAGCGCTGGAGCGTTACCAGCTATTGGGACTTCCCTTCCAATATCTGATGGGCGCTGAATGCGCGGACGCCATCCGGGACTGGACAAAGCGCGGGGGAACCGTGTTCGGCGGGCTCTGGTGCGCCGCCAAGGACGCACTGGGATACGGGCAAGCCATCGTGCCGGGACACGGCCTGGATGAACTCTTCGGCGGACGCGAAGTGCGCGTCGAACCGGTCTTCTCCTCGGCGGATCAGCCCGTGACGAACTTTGGCGCGGCCTGGAATGTCGGCATTACGGGCCGGCCGCGCTTTCGCTGGGCCGACTGGCCGCAGGGCAAGCCGCCGGCGAGCGATCTTGCCGGATACCGATACGCCGCCGCGCTGCGCCCGTATGAGGGGGCGCGCGTGCTGGCCGTCAACAGCCTTGAGGAGCCGGCGGCGCTGTGGAACGCCTGCGGAGAAGGACAGGCGATTTTATTCGGCAGCCTCCCCATCGTCGAGGATGAGTTCGCCGCGTCCGGTCTCGCAGCGCTCGCCGCCGAGGCCGCCCGCGCCGCCGGCGTGAAGCCGCCGCTGACCATCATGAATCGCGCGGGACGGCAGTGGGAGGCCAAACTGCTCGTCGGCGATCGGGGCGACGCCGTGGTGATCGCCTTAAATATGCAGCCGGAAGAGGCATGGATGGAAATCCATATCCCGGGACTTTCGATATCGCGCGCCATGGATTTCGAGACCGATGAGCCCCTGTCCCTCCATTCCGCCCATGACGGCGTGACGCTCTCGATTCGTGTCGCCGGAGGCGATGCGCGCGCGGCGCTCTGTCTCCCCCAATCGCTTCAGGAATAAGGACCATCTATGAATTCATTCCTTCAGGACATCTACGGTCAGCCGGACGCCCTTCGCCTGGCGCTGCGCGCCTGCTCCGGGTCCCTGAAACCCGATCTTGAGCGTGCCGCAGATCGGATACGCCAGGCTAACCGGGTGGTGCTGACCAGCATGGGCAGCGCGTATTACTCCTGTCAGCCCCCGGCTTATGCGCTGCAAGCGCTGCATCCCAACGTTCAGCTCTGCGAAACCGCGGACCTGCTCGAACGAGACGTATTCCCCGACTCCCTCACGATTATCCTCTCCCGATCCGGCGAAAGCGGAGAGATCGCCGAGTATGCGCGGCGGATACGCGCGCGTGGCGGCGATCTGATCGCCGTGACGATGACGCCCGGCAGCACCCTGGCCGAAGCCGCCGATTTGGTGATTCATAACCCCTCGCCGTTCGACGGCTTTATCTGCACGAAAGCCTACTCCACCCTCACGCTGATCGGTCTGATCCTCGCGCGCATGGTGAATGAAACGTTCGACGACACTTTGATCCAGCGCCTGGAGCAGCTGTTCGATCACATGGAAGCCACGCAGGAGGAGCTGGATCGACAAATCGGCGCGCTTCCGGCGCTGGATCGGCTGGACGGCGTGACCTTGCTGTCCCACGGATCCGGAATCGCCACCGCATGGGCCGGCGCGCTCTGGATCGAGGAGGCGGCGCGTATCCGCGCCTCGGTGAGCAGTTATTCTGCATTCCGCCATGGCCCCATCGAGCAAGTCGAACCAGGCTTCACGGCGATCGCGATCGATCTCGAGCCGGATGCACAGTCGCGCGCGGCGCGGCAGGAACTGGAAGCGCGCGGCGCGCGCCT from Capsulimonas corticalis harbors:
- a CDS encoding ATP-binding protein; this encodes MENASPFYNRVRERKSLADALNSPRSEMLIVYGRRGVGKSALLDQALKDANLPSLYYRATRRTLALQLEALTDAAREAFPDAFLGQSFESLTVFFDFLSHYAAQREDTGNQSPIAVVIDELPYLADVDPGLLTVIQHWWDANKRRPNLKIFLAGSYVAFMERQVLDASAPLYNRRTGALKLEALDYAEAALFFPRYSPQEKMAAYAILGGMPSYLEQFDPAQDIADNLRATVLRRNTYLSEEPDWLLLEDRRRDVTHGSILRAVATGQRKPSDIARAIGKNSAQDIAPQLASLQEQGLLIREVPITEMSQPRSRTSLYYIADNYLDFWYRYVDPARSLIARGLGERVWEQTISPNLGEYISRPSFERASRQFLWRILENSNSEEFTDLSFVNVGTWWGAGDREIDVVATNERGQVTVAGSCKWTESPMDVREYAALQSDLALAGLTLSEAPWWFLFSRLGFSPHLTEIAAAQNPRRLILVDLDQMYRV
- a CDS encoding beta-galactosidase → MTQIDRSRLRWPDRIPVGVCHHAAFHTQSPPQTLPVYREFMRGEMERIAESGFNAFVLECGWNEVETGDDVWDFTRVDAVRNLCREYGLSIGLWIFAELTPVWVARSYPEALAVSASGYRSDSHSYAHPTGRRLVQRLIEKVLERYGDDPGLMGCNIGVESGFHWLQVPDSDRYCDTLFDYNSAAIDHYREWLRLRYETLDGVNLAHRSAYPEWESIEPPRARPMLECARMRSSHVPWLDWRQAQCDMMTDYLAFKAACVRKAAPQVPVSDQSYEIHPARGGQDLWSISAAMDVVGTSMFTSNAPGDYMRGNYLQDYHRSSAKDRPFWIWELRAGQNAWGVTNWGPPVRMTDIARFTWQVLGQGAKAIFYWNWRPHLGGVEVGGHGFTERDGAVTDRALRAGRIARALQDPAKNLLRFQMPPARIAILDSPASRIVAEGEGSDTLVLDAQRGLHALWKAQGFPVDFVSEDEVQNGALERYQLLGLPFQYLMGAECADAIRDWTKRGGTVFGGLWCAAKDALGYGQAIVPGHGLDELFGGREVRVEPVFSSADQPVTNFGAAWNVGITGRPRFRWADWPQGKPPASDLAGYRYAAALRPYEGARVLAVNSLEEPAALWNACGEGQAILFGSLPIVEDEFAASGLAALAAEAARAAGVKPPLTIMNRAGRQWEAKLLVGDRGDAVVIALNMQPEEAWMEIHIPGLSISRAMDFETDEPLSLHSAHDGVTLSIRVAGGDARAALCLPQSLQE
- a CDS encoding SIS domain-containing protein; amino-acid sequence: MNSFLQDIYGQPDALRLALRACSGSLKPDLERAADRIRQANRVVLTSMGSAYYSCQPPAYALQALHPNVQLCETADLLERDVFPDSLTIILSRSGESGEIAEYARRIRARGGDLIAVTMTPGSTLAEAADLVIHNPSPFDGFICTKAYSTLTLIGLILARMVNETFDDTLIQRLEQLFDHMEATQEELDRQIGALPALDRLDGVTLLSHGSGIATAWAGALWIEEAARIRASVSSYSAFRHGPIEQVEPGFTAIAIDLEPDAQSRAARQELEARGARLITVSPEGEEDATIALPLEGLPAEFRPIAAAPTLQLCAHHAARLRGLNAGDMRYLNWVVK